The sequence TTTTTTAAGCATCAATTTTGTTTTGATGGAAGAAACACTATACAATGAGGAAGAATAATACTAAATAAAAGGGGTAAAATATATGTTGATTGGTTCACATGTTAGCATGAGCGGAAAAAAAATGTTACTAGGCGCAGCGCAAGAAGCTGCAAGTTACGGTGCATCTACATTTATGATTTATACAGGAGCACCTCAAAATACCAGAAGAAAACCCATTGAGGAGATGAATATCGAAGCAGGCTCTCTTTTTATGAAAGAACAGGGACTCTCTAAGATTGTTGTTCATGCTCCTTATATTATTAATTTAGGAAATACGATTAAGCCAGAAAATTTTGGCTTTGCAACAGAGTTTTTACGTCAAGAAATTGTCCGTGCACAAGCACTTGGAGCTACACAAATTACGTTACACCCAGGTGCACATGTAGGGGCAGGCGCACCGGCAGGTATTAAACAAATTATAAAAGGATTAAATGAAGTGCTGACAAAGGAACAAACGGCTCAGATTGCGCTGGAAACAATGGCAGGAAAAGGCACAGAGATTGGTCGTTCCTTTGACGAGCTGGCTAGTATCATTGATGGGGTCACATTAAATGAAAAGCTATCGGTTACCTTTGATACCTGTCATACA is a genomic window of Vagococcus entomophilus containing:
- a CDS encoding deoxyribonuclease IV — its product is MLIGSHVSMSGKKMLLGAAQEAASYGASTFMIYTGAPQNTRRKPIEEMNIEAGSLFMKEQGLSKIVVHAPYIINLGNTIKPENFGFATEFLRQEIVRAQALGATQITLHPGAHVGAGAPAGIKQIIKGLNEVLTKEQTAQIALETMAGKGTEIGRSFDELASIIDGVTLNEKLSVTFDTCHTNDAGYNVKEDFDGVLEEFDKIIGLDRLKVMHINDSKNPQGAQKDRHANIGFGTIGFDALNKIVHHEQLALLPKILETPYVGEDKKNAKAPYGYEISMLKSGVFQPDLLEKIAQGNE